One Silurus meridionalis isolate SWU-2019-XX chromosome 10, ASM1480568v1, whole genome shotgun sequence genomic window carries:
- the chrm2a gene encoding muscarinic acetylcholine receptor M2a → MSSAPRAVRELFLRKEQMDGINFTLGNFSEGNETEPEVETSSYKTVEVVFIVLVAGSLSLVTVVGNILVMLSIKVNRSLQTVNNYFLFSLACADFIIGLCSMNLYTVYIVIGAWPLGPVVCDLWLALDYVVSNASVMNLLIISFDRYFCVTKPLSYPVKRTTKMAGMMIAAAWVLSFILWAPAILFWQFIVGGRTVPDRECYIQFFSNAAVTFGTAIAAFYLPVIIMMVLYWQISRASKSRVKKDNRKPSGANTGTGSPNRTRSHAANKLDNNNVMAEDPDRNQTQITDELTNQLDSKMQNGKGPSTASGDREGEETTRDNCVPAEEKESSNDSTSGSGATAPQKPEANNTPTPARHHAKTSASKLTCIKIVTKSPKGDCYAPSNTTVEIVPAAEKQDHVARKIAKMTKQPPKKKKAAPSREKKVTRTIMAILVAFVATWTPYNVMVLINTFCSSCIPNTVWTIGYWLCYINSTINPACYALCNATFKKTFKQLLLCQYKNIRSTR, encoded by the coding sequence ATGAGCAGTGCCCCTCGTGCAGTAAGGGAGCTTTTCCTGAGGAAGGAACAGATGGACGGAATAAACTTCACGTTGGGGAATTTTTCAGAGGGAAATGAGACGGAGCCAGAAGTGGAGACGAGCTCCTATAAAACGGTGGAGGTGGTGTTCATCGTGCTAGTAGCCGGCTCACTTAGCCTGGTAACCGTGGTCGGGAACATACTGGTAATGCTCTCGATAAAGGTCAACAGAAGCCTACAAACTGTCAACAACTACTTCCTGTTCAGCTTAGCATGTGCCGACTTTATTATCGGCCTTTGCTCCATGAACCTCTATACTGTTTATATAGTCATTGGTGCCTGGCCGCTCGGCCCTGTAGTGTGTGACCTGTGGTTGGCTCTGGACTATGTGGTGAGTAACGCATCGGTCATGAACTTGCTCATTATAAGTTTTGACCGATATTTCTGCGTCACAAAACCGCTGAGTTATCCGGTAAAGAGGACCACTAAGATGGCGGGGATGATGATTGCTGCAGCCTGGGTGCTGTCCTTTATCCTGTGGGCTCCTGCTATCCTATTTTGGCAGTTCATTGTGGGTGGACGGACCGTGCCAGACAGGGAGTGTTACATCCAGTTCTTTTCAAACGCGGCCGTTACCTTCGGCACCGCTATCGCCGCCTTCTACCTGCCTGTCATCATCATGATGGTGCTCTATTGGCAAATCTCTCGAGCCAGCAAAAGCCGTGTGAAAAAGGACAACCGAAAGCCTTCAGGCGCCAACACCGGAACCGGATCGCCCAATCGGACCCGCAGCCACGCCGCCAACAAGCTGGACAACAACAACGTAATGGCTGAGGACCCAGACAGAAACCAAACCCAGATCACAGATGAATTGACCAACCAGCTCGACAGCAAAATGCAGAACGGTAAAGGGCCGTCCACAGCCAGTGGAGATAGAGAAGGGGAGGAAACTACCAGGGACAACTGCGTTCCTGCTGAGGAGAAAGAAAGCTCGAACGATTCCACATCAGGAAGTGGAGCCACGGCTCCTCAAAAACCAGAGGCCAACAACACTCCGACGCCTGCGCGGCATCACGCCAAGACCAGCGCCTCCAAACTTACCTGCATTAAAATTGTCACCAAGTCGCCCAAGGGAGACTGTTACGCTCCATCCAACACCACCGTGGAGATCGTCCCGGCAGCCGAGAAACAGGATCACGTGGCGCGCAAGATCGCCAAGATGACCAAGCAGCCgcccaaaaagaaaaaagcggCTCCTTCCAGGGAAAAGAAGGTAACGCGCACCATCATGGCTATCTTGGTGGCGTTTGTAGCCACGTGGACCCCCTATAACGTGATGGTTCTCATCAATACATTCTGCTCCAGCTGCATCCCCAACACAGTGTGGACCATTGGCTACTGGCTCTGCTACATCAACAGCACCATTAACCCTGCGTGCTACGCTCTGTGCAATGCCACCTTCAAAAAGACCTTCAAACAGCTTCTGCTTTGTCAGTATAAGAACATACGCTCCACCAGATGA